From the genome of Aspergillus oryzae RIB40 DNA, chromosome 4:
cctctcaCTCTTTCCCTTACCGCGAAGCTacctctctccctcttcctctcaccCTCTCAGCTCTCATCTTCTCACATTTcccaaggaaaaagaagaggacgattcttcctcttttcctccctcGAGGCAGTTGTCTCCTAGTCTTTAATTCTTACCCACTAATAAATCCCACCCCTCCTGTGGTCTTCCTCTATCATCTATCTCTACACACATTCCCTATAATAGGCTTTATCTTCTGCCACCCCTTcaagttttcttttttgtcgggaacgagaaagagaggcgAGAAGACAACAGGTTTAATTAGAGAGTCCTGTCTCCCTTCCACGCGACGCACTCATATCTCTTGTCATCCCTTGCGTTTACTGGGCCTCCGCCGCTCGACACCCGCTCACCAAACTCAAACCACAAATCGAGTCTATCTGAGGATTCGAAATCTGACTGTTAAATTTCGCTGTGCGAATTTGGCTTTGGACAGATGATTCTTCCAGACGCAGGAAGGGCCGTTCCGATCTGATCTGTTCCCTGCGCACTACGGGTGCGTGCCGTACTTTTGCTATCGAATTAATTGCATTTGAATTGCGGGTATTCTAATCGCGATCGCATCGCCTGCAGACTGcctgatcttcctcctccccccccccccccccccccccccccaaaaaggcacttttttttttctcacttCTGGGGCTTCTCCCCAATCATCGAGTCGCCGCTCTCTACTTTAACTATTCCCCTCTGGGCCAACCTCACGGAACCGACGggcctttgccttcttggcttcctcttACGTCCGCATCTCGCCCGActtgatctctttctcttcattttcccttccccacAGCCGCCACCCAACCCCCAGACATCTCTGGTtcaagggaagaaaggtgGCCTGATAATTTCtatcttttctatcttttcaTTAATCGGAaagacgaaaagaagaaagaagaagaaccttCGAAATCGGTTTACTCGAGTGGTGACGCGCACTTGAAGGACGGCAATCGTTTATCGGAAAACCGTTGGAATTTGTTTTTACTTTTCATCCCTTCGCCTCTAAAGCTCACTGTTCTCGGCCGGTCGCTTTCGCCGTTCAAACCCGCCCACACTTCTATTGTCTTAttccatttttttttctatttctaaaAATTGACGATTTGGTACCCTCTCCCACGGTACACTATTAGATCATAGCCGAGGCGACTGATGGTGCATGAGGTCAAGGACGACATCGCAAGGATATAACCGGAAGCATTGGCATGATGGGGTCATTGGAAGCTGGTCATAGGCATAGGTTCGTACTTTATTAAACCGATCGCcttctcgtcgtcgtcgttgCAAGCGTCCGAGTTTATTTCAGATCACATGTACTGATTTCAACCTTCTTGGAACACATAGGGACCATCTGCCAGCTCTTGGTTTTCTAGGAAAAGACGGATCGGGATATCCCCCCAAACACCCTTCCGTTGCATCGGCCCCTGTCACATCCCCAGGAGCTCTTCTCAGCCCAACAAGCATGTATGCCGGCCAGCCATTACCGTGCTCATACCCAACGTCGTCCGCCAGCGTACCCTCTGTGCAGCCTGGTTATATCTCGCCTACGGATTCGCGGCGCGCgcttgaggaggagaaggagaagcaacAGTCACAACCACAAAGGCAATCACTCCCGTCCATCCACGAGGCGTTAGGAAACGACAACCCCCTTCCGTATCCTGCGCCCACATCGGCGgctcctcagcagcctcatcATGCACCGCATTCACATCTCCTGTCCTCAAATGTTATAGGACGGCCGACTGGCGAAGCACCGTCGGGGCCACCAAATCCGTTTTCAAATGTGGTATCCTCAGGGCCTTACGTAGTGCGGGACTCAGCGTACCCTCAATCCCAACTACAAGCAGAAGCATCTCGGGCGAGTTTGGCATCAGTCACGACTCAAGATTCGCGAAACCACTCGATTCAATCTTTGAGTTCGGGCAAGTCACCTACGCAGAGTCAAAAAACGGGGATCACTTCCATCGCTGGCTCGCAGACGGGATCCGCCTATGAATACAGTGCTCCTACTTCTGCGGGCAGCATCGCCTCCCCCAACGGCTATGGTACATTTCCGCAGAACTTCTCCTTTCAGTCGCAGCCACCGCCAAATGCGCCAACATATCCGGTTGCGTATGACGCCCGACCCTACGGTACTACATGGAAGTCGGGTGTGCCCGAAACTGCGCGTGTTGAGGAAATGAGGAATGGACTTGCGGGTCGTGCTATTGCGGGACAGATCCCGGGTGATTCTGTCAAACGGCATTTGGACGTGTATGATGTGGAGACATCGCTCAATGAGGTATGTGATCTTCTCCCCTGAGAAAATGTTGTTTTAGTGTGGACACTCGATCCTATTTTCAGTTGGCTAATTTGGAATAGATTGCCGAGATGAGCACACGCACATTGGACTTTTCACGGCACTATGCCACAAGAGCGCACCAGACCCAGCGTTCTGGGCCCGTTATAGGGTCCCTGCCCTCTTTACaggaagtggaggagatgcttAGTGTCCAGCGCCGGAACCAGGATGCCTTACTACGTATACGAGCCGCGGTTGTGAGCCAAGAGCACGCATTGGCGGAGCAAATGGCCCAAAGAAAAGCTTTCAAGGCCGGTGGGGTCCGTGAGGATGACCACATGGCAATGTACCAAGACGAATACAAGGGCAGTGGCGGCTTTGCCGGACCAGATTCGAAGAAGCGACGAGGCGTAAGTtcacctttttttcttttttttttttttttcttgttccttgcTTTCTGTGGGTGACTGGGTCCTAGGTCCCAGTACCCTGTATCCATCCGGTTTATCCCCGTTTCCCCATTCGTTGTTACTAACACAAACTATAGAAAGCAGCCCCTCCTGGTCGTTGCCACAGTTGTAACCGAGCTGAGACACCCGAATGGCGCCGCGGTCCAGACGGTGCTCGGACTCTATGCAACGCATGTGGATTGCACTATGCCAAGTTGACGCGCAAGATGGGTGCCAAACAGGCATCGTCCTTGGGTTCCAACCTTAAACC
Proteins encoded in this window:
- the nsdD gene encoding GATA-type sexual development transcription factor NsdD (predicted protein) → MYAGQPLPCSYPTSSASVPSVQPGYISPTDSRRALEEEKEKQQSQPQRQSLPSIHEALGNDNPLPYPAPTSAAPQQPHHAPHSHLLSSNVIGRPTGEAPSGPPNPFSNVVSSGPYVVRDSAYPQSQLQAEASRASLASVTTQDSRNHSIQSLSSGKSPTQSQKTGITSIAGSQTGSAYEYSAPTSAGSIASPNGYGTFPQNFSFQSQPPPNAPTYPVAYDARPYGTTWKSGVPETARVEEMRNGLAGRAIAGQIPGDSVKRHLDVYDVETSLNEIAEMSTRTLDFSRHYATRAHQTQRSGPVIGSLPSLQEVEEMLSVQRRNQDALLRIRAAVVSQEHALAEQMAQRKAFKAGGVREDDHMAMYQDEYKGSGGFAGPDSKKRRGKAAPPGRCHSCNRAETPEWRRGPDGARTLCNACGLHYAKLTRKMGAKQASSLGSNLKPKTVDSASPTGR